In Chitinophaga varians, the following are encoded in one genomic region:
- a CDS encoding SusC/RagA family TonB-linked outer membrane protein, protein MKLRTRFRAFRPAGMLLLCLGIILISVTSLYAQDVSITGKITGAGGTPLPGVSIQVAGTTKGASTSADGQFKLNAPTGSTLKISFIGYLSKEIKVTNATPLHITLEEDVQKLNDVVVVGYGTQKKATLTGAITTVSMAQQEGRPLTNASNALQGVPGVFTNLSNSQPGVDRSTIRIRGVGTLSSNEPLVLVDGIEYSMDELNPNDIETITVLKDAAAAIYGSRAASGVILVTTKKGKGASKINYSYYRGVQKATYLPDIIDDPIAYMKLKNQANLNEGTTKVDYSDAQIAEYEKGMATNPILYPANNWYNIALKNGVIQKHDLSVAGSTDKYQYRLSLGYLDREGILFGPGNHEKKYSVGLNTSMQVTQRLRAGLTLDGYYRNYTQPFYNSTWEYLARALPILTDTLEDGRYGNSWMRTSGRNNWEHPRMLSYNGLQTKIVQRFLATIFAEYKLPFDINYNIKFGVDKYDGQLTQFTPRMQTFDPKTNVATNWNNPNTAPRSYKTDYNDMNIHFYNTLDWKKTFAAKHNLSVMLGASYDNFDKDQFDASMYGYLDGTLDALSAGVYWNATSGNTTRDVLESYFGRANYDYDGKYLFEAAFRYDGSSRFAPGKRWGFYPSASAGWRIDKESFFQSRLIDVLKLRASVGQLGTQAVALYSYTPSVSMGEDYSFGGNAPVLGSGAAVTSAVDPGIKWEVTTTYNAGVDVNLFKSRLAVTVDVYKKITDGILRAVALPSQVGNLAGPKRNVGRVDNTGIELVLQYKNNIGNLDYSVYGNASYNKNEVIDLRGEKIYSGNTITQAGYPIDAYYVLLSDGIFQSDEEVAKSAFQSGKTKAGYIKYKDINGDGVINGDDRVALDASSSVPKWTFGFGFNLGYKGISLSASFQGIAGVKAYPVGNLALPFVNGANATKEWLTDVWTPTNTNARLPIVTTGTNGVDNFRGSDFWLRNNSYVRMRNLQLGYSLPDRWLSKVKISKVNVFVNGENLLTFSRYKDFDPEAVLDQSNLYRYPMLKTFNGGLNVTF, encoded by the coding sequence ATGAAATTGCGAACACGGTTCCGGGCATTCCGTCCGGCTGGTATGCTATTGCTATGCCTCGGAATCATCCTTATCTCTGTCACATCCCTGTATGCACAGGATGTCAGCATCACCGGTAAAATAACCGGCGCCGGCGGCACACCACTGCCCGGCGTTAGTATCCAGGTGGCAGGTACCACCAAAGGCGCCAGCACCAGCGCCGACGGACAGTTCAAACTGAACGCTCCTACAGGTTCTACGTTAAAAATCTCATTTATCGGTTACCTCTCCAAAGAGATCAAAGTAACCAATGCCACCCCGCTGCATATCACGCTGGAAGAAGATGTACAAAAGCTCAACGACGTGGTGGTGGTAGGTTATGGCACACAGAAAAAAGCCACGCTCACCGGCGCTATTACCACTGTATCCATGGCCCAACAGGAAGGCCGCCCGCTGACCAACGCCAGTAACGCGTTGCAGGGCGTTCCCGGTGTGTTCACCAACCTAAGCAACAGCCAGCCTGGTGTAGACCGCAGCACGATCCGCATCCGTGGCGTGGGTACGCTCAGCAGTAACGAACCGCTGGTATTGGTTGACGGAATTGAGTATTCCATGGATGAACTGAATCCGAACGATATCGAGACGATCACCGTGCTGAAAGATGCTGCTGCGGCCATCTACGGCTCGCGTGCAGCCAGTGGCGTTATCCTGGTGACCACCAAAAAAGGCAAAGGAGCATCTAAAATCAACTACAGCTACTATCGTGGCGTACAGAAAGCTACCTATCTGCCCGATATCATCGACGATCCGATCGCCTACATGAAGCTGAAAAACCAGGCCAACCTGAATGAAGGCACCACCAAAGTAGATTATTCAGACGCACAGATCGCAGAATATGAAAAGGGCATGGCCACAAATCCTATCCTGTATCCTGCGAATAACTGGTATAACATCGCACTCAAAAACGGCGTTATTCAGAAACATGACCTGAGTGTGGCAGGTAGCACTGACAAATACCAGTACCGTCTGTCACTCGGTTATCTCGACAGGGAAGGTATCCTTTTCGGCCCTGGTAACCACGAGAAAAAATATTCTGTAGGCCTTAACACCTCCATGCAAGTCACCCAAAGGCTGAGAGCAGGCTTGACACTGGATGGCTACTATCGCAATTATACGCAGCCTTTTTATAACTCCACCTGGGAATACCTCGCCCGCGCACTGCCTATCCTGACAGATACGCTGGAAGATGGCCGCTATGGCAATTCCTGGATGAGGACTTCCGGCCGTAACAACTGGGAGCATCCCCGCATGTTGTCCTACAATGGCTTGCAGACCAAGATCGTACAACGTTTTCTGGCGACCATCTTTGCTGAATACAAGTTGCCATTTGATATCAATTACAATATCAAATTTGGCGTTGATAAGTACGATGGCCAGCTGACCCAATTCACGCCGCGTATGCAGACATTTGACCCTAAAACCAATGTCGCTACCAACTGGAACAATCCCAACACGGCGCCGCGTTCGTACAAGACGGATTACAATGACATGAACATCCACTTCTACAACACGCTGGACTGGAAAAAAACTTTTGCCGCCAAACATAACCTGAGCGTGATGCTCGGCGCCAGCTATGACAACTTCGACAAGGACCAGTTTGATGCCAGCATGTATGGCTACCTGGACGGCACACTGGACGCACTGAGCGCCGGCGTGTACTGGAACGCCACTTCCGGCAATACCACCCGCGATGTGCTGGAGTCTTACTTTGGCCGTGCCAACTATGACTACGACGGCAAGTACCTGTTTGAAGCCGCTTTCCGTTATGACGGTTCTTCCCGTTTCGCTCCCGGAAAACGCTGGGGCTTCTACCCTTCCGCTTCCGCAGGATGGCGCATAGATAAAGAGTCCTTCTTCCAGTCCCGCCTGATTGACGTATTGAAACTGCGCGCTTCCGTAGGCCAGTTGGGCACACAGGCAGTAGCGTTATACAGCTATACGCCTTCAGTGAGCATGGGTGAAGACTACAGCTTTGGCGGCAATGCCCCTGTACTGGGTTCCGGCGCTGCTGTTACCAGTGCGGTAGATCCGGGGATCAAATGGGAAGTAACCACCACCTATAACGCCGGTGTGGACGTCAACCTGTTCAAAAGCCGTTTAGCCGTTACCGTTGATGTGTATAAAAAAATCACCGACGGCATTTTGCGGGCAGTGGCGCTTCCTTCGCAGGTAGGTAACCTGGCCGGGCCTAAAAGAAACGTAGGCCGTGTAGACAACACCGGTATCGAACTGGTGCTGCAATACAAAAATAATATCGGCAACCTCGACTATAGTGTGTACGGTAATGCGTCGTACAACAAAAACGAGGTGATAGACCTGAGAGGCGAAAAAATCTACAGTGGAAACACCATTACACAGGCAGGTTATCCGATAGACGCCTACTATGTACTATTGTCTGACGGCATCTTCCAGTCCGACGAAGAAGTAGCTAAAAGCGCCTTCCAGAGCGGAAAAACCAAAGCCGGTTACATTAAGTACAAAGATATCAATGGCGATGGCGTGATCAACGGTGACGACCGTGTAGCGTTAGATGCTTCTTCTTCAGTGCCCAAATGGACATTCGGTTTTGGCTTCAACCTAGGCTATAAAGGCATCTCCCTGAGCGCCTCTTTCCAGGGTATTGCCGGTGTTAAAGCCTACCCAGTGGGTAACCTGGCCTTACCCTTCGTAAATGGCGCCAATGCCACCAAAGAATGGTTAACAGACGTCTGGACGCCGACCAACACCAATGCGCGCCTGCCTATTGTCACTACCGGCACCAATGGCGTAGATAACTTCCGGGGCTCCGATTTCTGGCTGAGAAACAACTCTTATGTAAGAATGCGTAACCTCCAGCTGGGTTATTCCCTGCCTGACAGGTGGTTGTCTAAAGTAAAAATCAGCAAAGTGAATGTATTTGTGAATGGAGAAAACCTGCTGACGTTCTCCCGTTACAAAGACTTCGATCCGGAAGCTGTTCTGGACCAGAGCAACCTGTATCGTTACCCGATGCTGAAGACTTTTAACGGTGGACTGAACGTAACCTTCTAA
- a CDS encoding RagB/SusD family nutrient uptake outer membrane protein, producing the protein MKKIHIAIVAMGLLASACNKSLLDTQPHDKYTDETFWRTPEAANAALTGCYSVLRNDGIYGGKGSNNATALWEETMSPNAYYKTNGMAYNSIASGQQMPSSGGIISSRYADCYGGIGRCNTFLKKVDEVPGMDEAQKKIMKGQALFLRGFYYFTIQNYYGGVPLILDPPDMNTQSKLPRNKREEVIAQVIKDLDDAAAVLPLTYGATDKGRATKGAAMALKARVLLYEASPLLNPGNDAAKWAAAAAAAKAVMDLGGTGYGLFANYRNLFLKANENNKEVIFDVQYMFPNQGNSFDLICSQYNSNAPLLGLAQAYYMKNGLPITDPASGYDATKPYLNRDPRLQGTITFPTDMYQGKKVDSSRFAITGYGVKKFSVYDTLAPAQADKDLKGGQSEINFIVLRYADILMMYAEAQNEAAGPDATVYAALNQLRDRVGMPRFNPGLSKDDMRREIRHERRVEFAGEGLYYNDIRRWKTAETELNTEIYDFAGKVLEKRTFNPKRDYWWPIPQGEKDLNPNLEQNPGY; encoded by the coding sequence ATGAAAAAGATACATATAGCGATAGTAGCCATGGGCCTGCTGGCGTCAGCCTGCAACAAAAGCCTGCTGGATACACAACCGCACGACAAATATACAGATGAGACTTTCTGGAGAACTCCGGAAGCCGCCAATGCAGCGCTGACCGGCTGTTATTCCGTGTTACGCAATGACGGCATCTACGGCGGCAAAGGTTCTAACAACGCTACGGCCCTCTGGGAAGAGACAATGTCACCCAATGCATACTATAAAACCAACGGAATGGCCTATAACTCCATCGCTTCCGGCCAGCAAATGCCCAGCAGCGGTGGTATCATCAGCTCCCGTTATGCCGACTGCTACGGCGGCATCGGCCGTTGCAATACTTTCCTGAAAAAAGTGGACGAAGTGCCCGGCATGGACGAAGCCCAGAAAAAAATCATGAAAGGCCAGGCGCTCTTCCTGCGCGGTTTTTACTACTTCACCATACAAAACTACTATGGTGGCGTTCCGCTGATCCTGGACCCACCGGACATGAACACCCAAAGCAAACTGCCGCGCAACAAACGTGAAGAAGTGATCGCACAGGTGATCAAAGACCTGGATGACGCAGCAGCTGTTTTACCGCTCACCTACGGCGCCACAGACAAGGGCAGAGCCACCAAAGGCGCTGCCATGGCGCTGAAGGCAAGGGTATTATTGTACGAAGCCAGTCCCCTGCTGAACCCGGGCAACGACGCAGCCAAATGGGCCGCCGCAGCTGCCGCTGCCAAAGCGGTCATGGACCTGGGTGGCACCGGGTATGGATTATTTGCCAACTATCGCAACCTGTTCCTCAAAGCTAATGAAAACAACAAAGAAGTTATTTTCGACGTGCAGTACATGTTCCCTAACCAGGGCAACTCTTTCGACCTGATCTGCTCTCAGTATAACTCCAACGCGCCACTGCTGGGCCTTGCGCAAGCCTATTATATGAAGAATGGATTGCCGATCACAGATCCCGCTTCCGGATACGATGCCACGAAGCCTTATCTGAACCGTGATCCACGCCTGCAGGGCACCATCACTTTCCCAACCGACATGTACCAGGGCAAGAAAGTAGACTCCAGCCGCTTTGCGATTACCGGTTATGGCGTTAAAAAATTCAGCGTGTATGACACGCTGGCCCCCGCACAGGCAGATAAAGACCTGAAAGGCGGTCAGTCAGAAATCAACTTCATTGTGCTGCGTTATGCTGACATCCTGATGATGTATGCCGAAGCGCAAAACGAAGCGGCGGGCCCTGATGCAACCGTATACGCAGCGCTGAACCAGCTCCGTGACCGGGTGGGCATGCCGCGTTTCAATCCGGGACTTTCCAAAGATGACATGCGCCGCGAGATACGTCATGAAAGACGCGTGGAATTTGCAGGTGAAGGATTATATTATAACGATATCCGTCGCTGGAAGACAGCCGAGACGGAGCTGAACACTGAGATCTATGACTTCGCCGGCAAGGTGCTGGAAAAAAGGACCTTCAACCCCAAACGTGACTACTGGTGGCCTATCCCGCAGGGAGAAAAGGACCTGAACCCTAATCTGGAGCAGAATCCGGGATACTAG
- the pafA gene encoding alkaline phosphatase PafA gives MTRLKLSALLMMGSLAIGLGPSAMAQAPERPKLVVGIVVDQMRWDYLYRYADRYESGGFKRMLNEGFSCENTTISHLPSFTAVGHSTVYTGSVPAIHGITGNDWTDQLTGRKWYCTEDTVAQSVGSTSKAGQMSPRNLLASTITDELRFATNFRSKVVGVSLKDRASILPAGHTPSGAFWFDDANGSFITSTYYMKDLPEWVKRFNARKLPEQLMSKPWEPLYPINSYVQSSTDNVSWEGTFSGEKAPVFPHNMKEIYKKNPGSLRTTPSGNTLTLEFAMAAVDGYNLGNGEATDFLTINCASTDYVGHQYGPNSIEVEDTYLRLDKDLAGFFSYLDKKVGKGNYLVFLTADHGAAHSVGFMNEYNVPAGFVKDKPMMASLDSLLAVRFGVKGLVRSGMNYHVNYDVNKIEANKLDYDAIKKETVKFLQRQPGIQFAADIDNLGDSPIPQPIKSMIANGYNPKRTGSVMIIPEPGWYQGFEKGTTHGNWNMYDIHIPLVFMGWHVQHGASNEITHMTDIAATLAAMLHVQMPNGCVGRPIESVINRK, from the coding sequence ATGACCAGACTAAAACTCTCCGCCCTGCTGATGATGGGCTCCTTAGCCATAGGGCTGGGACCATCGGCAATGGCACAAGCACCGGAAAGGCCCAAACTAGTAGTGGGAATTGTAGTGGACCAGATGCGTTGGGATTACCTGTACCGTTATGCTGATCGTTATGAATCCGGCGGCTTCAAAAGAATGCTGAATGAAGGTTTCTCATGCGAGAACACCACCATCAGCCATCTCCCGTCCTTTACCGCTGTAGGACACAGCACCGTATATACCGGGTCAGTACCCGCCATCCATGGCATCACCGGCAATGACTGGACCGATCAGCTGACCGGCAGAAAATGGTATTGCACAGAAGACACCGTGGCACAATCCGTGGGCAGCACCTCCAAAGCCGGACAGATGTCGCCACGCAACCTGCTGGCATCCACCATCACCGATGAACTGCGTTTCGCCACTAACTTCCGTTCCAAAGTAGTAGGCGTGTCGCTGAAAGACCGCGCTTCCATACTACCCGCCGGACATACACCCAGCGGCGCTTTCTGGTTTGATGATGCCAACGGCAGCTTTATCACCAGCACATACTACATGAAAGACCTGCCGGAATGGGTAAAACGTTTCAATGCCCGCAAACTGCCGGAGCAGCTCATGTCCAAACCCTGGGAGCCGCTGTACCCTATCAACAGCTACGTGCAGAGCAGCACAGACAACGTATCGTGGGAAGGCACCTTCAGCGGCGAGAAAGCACCTGTGTTCCCGCACAACATGAAAGAGATCTACAAAAAAAATCCAGGCAGCCTGCGCACCACGCCTTCCGGCAACACCCTCACGCTGGAATTCGCGATGGCAGCCGTTGACGGATACAACCTCGGCAACGGTGAAGCCACCGACTTTCTCACCATCAACTGCGCTTCTACAGACTATGTAGGCCACCAATACGGCCCTAACTCTATTGAAGTGGAAGACACCTACCTCCGTCTCGATAAAGACCTGGCCGGCTTCTTCAGCTATCTCGACAAAAAAGTAGGTAAAGGCAACTACCTCGTATTCCTTACCGCAGACCACGGCGCCGCCCACTCTGTAGGCTTTATGAACGAATACAATGTGCCTGCCGGCTTTGTAAAAGACAAGCCGATGATGGCCAGCCTGGACAGCCTGCTGGCTGTACGTTTCGGCGTAAAAGGCCTCGTACGCTCCGGCATGAACTATCATGTGAACTACGACGTCAATAAAATAGAAGCCAATAAACTGGACTACGACGCCATCAAAAAAGAAACCGTGAAATTCCTCCAGCGTCAGCCAGGTATACAGTTCGCCGCAGATATCGATAACCTGGGCGACAGCCCCATACCACAGCCGATCAAAAGCATGATCGCCAATGGCTATAATCCTAAACGCACCGGCTCCGTGATGATCATCCCCGAACCAGGATGGTACCAGGGCTTCGAGAAAGGCACTACCCATGGCAACTGGAACATGTATGACATCCACATCCCACTTGTATTCATGGGATGGCATGTTCAACATGGCGCCAGCAACGAAATCACGCATATGACAGACATCGCCGCCACACTGGCCGCCATGCTGCATGTGCAAATGCCGAACGGCTGCGTGGGCCGCCCGATTGAAAGCGTTATTAACCGAAAATAG
- a CDS encoding ATP-binding protein, whose translation MRRSLKIFFVVLFLAAFAIGVLFIFGYDVHQRSAGKLLASADTLSRDNPGIRLMDNALLTLSRAENNFRMFTITYKRNYLQQFSVQLGEVLSSVDMVAGMLAKAPGHQQFDGLVAKKTEVSERIAQMKKATDSMLSTSLTDDRIDKLLSSIPSYKVTQIKKDEVTMDTVSNVQAQPEKKKGFFKRLGNAFSNKNKGDTVKAQMAVLVKTKSGKVIDKETYDAQRMKDIITDVNGYYKKILRTQLSNRLKIDADEQSLAGTNISMLGELDTLIVALRENAATALAQQKQQAKQSVYADASTMRSIAVWGFISLVLAVATALGTYWLLRKKELQLEASEEAAREQARVRTEFLANMSHEIRTPLNAVVGFSEQLAYSELSANQRDLLRSVETSADMLMQVVNDVLDFSKLEKEYISILHEPFSLYDTFEDVINTTRILAVQKNLEFTADFKGERHREVMGDGFRLKQILLNLISNAVKYTPSGSVTVTGTLETHSDTHGLFTFAVKDTGEGISKEAQASLFERFYQAAPARVTVKGTGLGLAITKKLVEMHGGTISFTSEPGQGSEFICRIPYELSTGTSHEAVTTAETEQPVGAFMEGRYVLVAEDQEMNLLLMKMMLTRWKCRFDMARDGETAVRMLSQQRYDLVLLDLHMPKLSGLEVVERIRKDADPQKAAVVVLALTADITEQDVRDFKRAGFNDWLMKPFREMDIYRVIRRNLRLGEKVSPEQN comes from the coding sequence ATGCGTCGATCACTTAAAATATTCTTCGTTGTTTTGTTCCTGGCCGCCTTTGCCATTGGCGTGCTGTTTATTTTCGGATACGATGTTCACCAGCGCAGCGCAGGAAAACTGCTGGCGTCGGCAGATACCCTGTCCCGTGATAACCCCGGCATACGCCTTATGGACAATGCGTTGTTGACCCTCAGCCGTGCGGAAAATAATTTCCGCATGTTCACCATCACCTACAAAAGGAACTACCTGCAACAGTTTTCCGTTCAGTTGGGAGAAGTTTTGTCGTCAGTAGACATGGTAGCGGGCATGCTGGCCAAAGCCCCTGGCCATCAGCAGTTCGATGGACTGGTGGCTAAAAAAACCGAAGTCTCTGAACGGATAGCCCAGATGAAAAAAGCAACGGACTCCATGTTGTCCACCTCTCTTACGGACGACCGTATCGATAAGCTGCTGAGCAGTATCCCCAGTTATAAGGTCACCCAGATCAAGAAAGACGAGGTGACCATGGATACTGTCAGCAATGTGCAGGCGCAACCGGAGAAAAAGAAAGGGTTCTTTAAAAGACTGGGCAACGCTTTCTCCAACAAAAACAAAGGAGATACGGTAAAAGCGCAGATGGCCGTGCTGGTGAAAACCAAAAGCGGAAAGGTCATCGACAAAGAGACCTATGATGCCCAGCGTATGAAAGATATTATCACGGACGTCAACGGATATTATAAAAAAATCCTGCGCACTCAGCTGTCCAACCGCCTCAAAATAGACGCTGACGAACAGTCGCTGGCCGGTACCAACATCTCTATGCTGGGAGAACTGGACACGCTGATTGTGGCGTTAAGGGAAAACGCCGCCACGGCCCTGGCGCAACAGAAACAACAGGCCAAACAAAGCGTGTATGCCGATGCCAGTACCATGCGCAGCATCGCGGTATGGGGATTTATTTCCCTGGTGCTGGCAGTCGCCACTGCACTGGGAACATATTGGCTGCTACGCAAAAAAGAATTGCAGCTGGAAGCCAGCGAAGAGGCAGCACGGGAGCAGGCCCGCGTGCGGACGGAATTCCTGGCCAATATGAGCCATGAAATACGGACACCACTGAACGCGGTGGTAGGTTTCAGTGAACAACTGGCATACTCCGAACTGTCCGCCAATCAGCGCGATCTGCTACGTTCCGTGGAAACATCCGCTGACATGCTGATGCAGGTGGTCAACGACGTGTTGGACTTCTCCAAGCTGGAAAAAGAATACATTTCCATCCTGCACGAGCCTTTCTCCCTTTACGATACTTTTGAGGACGTGATCAATACCACCCGTATTCTGGCGGTACAAAAGAACCTGGAGTTCACCGCTGATTTTAAGGGAGAACGGCACCGCGAAGTAATGGGCGATGGCTTCCGGCTGAAACAGATCCTGCTCAACCTGATCAGTAACGCCGTCAAATACACGCCCAGCGGCAGTGTAACGGTTACGGGCACACTGGAAACACACTCCGATACCCATGGTCTGTTCACCTTTGCCGTGAAAGATACGGGGGAAGGTATCAGCAAAGAAGCACAGGCCAGTCTGTTTGAACGTTTCTATCAGGCGGCACCGGCGCGGGTGACCGTCAAAGGCACCGGCCTGGGCCTGGCTATCACCAAGAAGCTGGTGGAAATGCACGGAGGCACTATCTCCTTTACCAGCGAGCCGGGACAAGGGTCAGAATTTATCTGCCGGATACCATATGAACTGTCCACCGGCACCAGCCATGAAGCGGTAACCACCGCGGAAACGGAACAACCGGTAGGAGCGTTTATGGAAGGGCGTTATGTCTTAGTGGCCGAAGACCAGGAGATGAACCTGTTATTGATGAAGATGATGCTGACCCGCTGGAAATGCCGTTTTGATATGGCGCGTGACGGAGAAACAGCTGTGCGCATGTTGAGCCAGCAGCGGTACGATCTCGTGCTGCTCGATCTGCACATGCCTAAACTCAGCGGCCTGGAAGTGGTGGAGCGGATACGGAAGGATGCAGATCCGCAGAAGGCGGCGGTGGTAGTGTTGGCGCTTACTGCGGATATCACGGAACAGGACGTACGCGATTTCAAACGTGCCGGCTTCAACGACTGGCTGATGAAACCTTTCCGGGAAATGGACATTTATCGCGTGATCCGCAGGAACCTTAGGCTGGGTGAAAAAGTATCGCCGGAGCAAAACTAA
- a CDS encoding ABC transporter ATP-binding protein has protein sequence MSFLTVSNISKNQLGVPVVKDISFTVEKFQKVAIAGETGSGKSTLLKMIGGFAQPDAGKVSFEDVRVEGPLEVLIPGQPGIAYLSQHFELRNNYRVEEILSYNNKLTEESATELYELCQISHLLKRKTDQLSGGEKQRIALARLLVTAPRLLLLDEPFSNLDLIHKNKLKEVIHDISENLDITCMLISHDPLDILSWADEVLIMKDGEIVQQGTPREVYGRPVNEYVAGLLGTYNLFSPAKAKKFAGLPGVETNNKNLFLRPESLMLVPESELALKGKVKQVRFYGSFYETVVTLAKDTVLIRTAKSEVKKGDTVFLSIHQDEVWYL, from the coding sequence ATGAGCTTTTTAACGGTCTCCAACATCAGTAAAAACCAATTGGGTGTTCCGGTAGTGAAGGATATCAGCTTCACGGTGGAAAAATTTCAGAAAGTGGCTATCGCCGGGGAAACAGGCTCCGGTAAAAGCACGCTGCTGAAAATGATCGGCGGGTTTGCGCAGCCCGATGCCGGTAAGGTGTCTTTTGAAGACGTGAGGGTAGAAGGGCCGCTGGAAGTATTAATTCCCGGACAACCCGGTATCGCTTATCTCTCGCAGCACTTCGAATTGCGTAACAACTATCGCGTGGAGGAGATCCTGTCTTACAACAACAAGCTCACAGAAGAATCGGCTACAGAGTTATATGAGCTGTGCCAGATCTCCCATTTGCTGAAAAGGAAAACAGACCAGTTGTCCGGCGGCGAAAAACAAAGGATCGCACTGGCCAGGCTGCTGGTCACTGCGCCGCGGCTCTTACTGCTGGACGAACCGTTTTCCAACCTGGACCTTATCCATAAAAACAAACTGAAAGAAGTCATCCACGATATCTCCGAAAACCTGGACATCACCTGCATGCTCATTTCACACGATCCGCTGGACATCCTGTCCTGGGCGGACGAAGTGCTGATCATGAAAGACGGTGAAATTGTCCAGCAAGGCACGCCCCGCGAGGTATATGGCCGGCCGGTCAACGAATACGTGGCTGGTCTGCTGGGCACCTATAATCTTTTCAGTCCTGCGAAGGCAAAGAAATTCGCGGGTTTGCCGGGTGTGGAAACCAACAACAAAAATCTCTTCCTTCGCCCCGAAAGCCTTATGCTGGTACCGGAAAGCGAACTGGCTCTGAAAGGCAAGGTCAAACAAGTGCGTTTCTATGGCAGCTTTTACGAGACGGTTGTTACACTTGCTAAAGACACGGTTCTGATCAGGACCGCCAAATCTGAGGTGAAAAAGGGAGACACGGTGTTTCTCTCCATTCACCAGGACGAAGTCTGGTATCTCTGA
- a CDS encoding GlxA family transcriptional regulator, producing MKHISILVPKGAVLGSIEGPRQVFTEVNKMLKNNGDSPMFKVQLVGLTREVPACGGMYTVYADATIKDIPKTDLIIIPALDGDMPKIIEQNREFLPWIVQQYKGGAEVGSLCVGAFLLAATGLVNGRRCATHWMAANDFRRMYPQVDLVEDKILTDEYGIYSSGGAFSYLNLILYLIEKYCDRQIAVFCSKAFQIDIQRDSQSPFMVFRGQKDHEDEPIRKAQEFIEKNFTEKITVDQLAYMFTLGRRNLERRFKKATSNTVVEYIQRVKIEAAKKSLESSRENVNEVMYNVGYTDPKAFRITFKKITGMSPVQYRNRYNKEIEVE from the coding sequence ATGAAACACATATCTATCCTGGTTCCCAAGGGAGCCGTACTAGGCAGCATTGAAGGGCCCCGTCAGGTGTTTACCGAGGTAAACAAGATGTTGAAAAACAATGGCGACTCCCCTATGTTTAAGGTACAGCTGGTAGGGCTGACCCGAGAAGTACCCGCATGCGGGGGTATGTACACTGTTTATGCGGATGCCACTATCAAAGACATCCCTAAAACAGACCTTATCATTATTCCGGCATTGGATGGTGATATGCCGAAAATCATTGAGCAGAACAGGGAGTTCCTTCCCTGGATCGTGCAACAGTACAAAGGCGGCGCCGAAGTGGGCAGTCTTTGTGTAGGCGCTTTCCTCCTGGCTGCCACCGGCCTGGTGAACGGCCGCCGGTGTGCCACCCATTGGATGGCAGCCAATGATTTCAGAAGAATGTACCCGCAGGTAGATCTGGTGGAAGATAAAATCCTCACCGATGAATATGGCATATATTCCAGCGGTGGTGCTTTTTCCTACCTCAACCTCATTCTCTACCTGATAGAAAAATATTGCGACCGGCAGATAGCCGTTTTCTGCTCCAAAGCTTTCCAGATAGACATTCAGCGCGACAGCCAATCGCCCTTTATGGTGTTCCGTGGCCAGAAAGACCATGAAGACGAACCTATCCGCAAAGCGCAGGAATTCATTGAGAAAAATTTCACGGAAAAGATCACGGTAGACCAGCTGGCTTATATGTTCACGCTTGGCCGGAGGAACCTGGAGCGGCGGTTTAAGAAAGCCACTTCCAATACAGTGGTCGAGTACATCCAGCGGGTGAAAATAGAGGCTGCCAAAAAGAGCCTTGAGTCATCCCGCGAAAATGTCAACGAAGTAATGTACAATGTGGGTTATACCGATCCCAAGGCTTTCCGGATCACCTTCAAAAAGATAACCGGTATGTCGCCGGTACAATACCGGAACCGGTACAACAAGGAAATAGAAGTAGAATAA
- a CDS encoding VOC family protein: MATAIFVNLPVKDLQKSIQFFTQLGYSFNPQFTDDKAACMVISDTIYAMLLVEPFFKTFTNNEICDTSTHTECLNCLSASSREEVDTIVAKAVAAGATAPRAPQDHGIMYGHGFRDLDGHFWEYMFMEPIPAN, encoded by the coding sequence ATGGCGACAGCTATCTTCGTTAATCTGCCGGTTAAAGACCTTCAGAAAAGCATTCAGTTTTTTACGCAGCTGGGATACAGCTTCAATCCTCAGTTTACAGATGATAAAGCAGCGTGTATGGTGATTTCTGATACCATCTATGCGATGCTGCTGGTTGAACCGTTCTTTAAGACCTTCACCAATAATGAGATCTGTGATACCAGTACCCATACAGAGTGTCTCAATTGCCTTTCTGCCAGCAGCAGGGAAGAGGTGGATACCATTGTGGCCAAAGCCGTAGCTGCCGGCGCTACAGCGCCCAGAGCGCCGCAGGACCACGGAATTATGTATGGCCACGGTTTCCGTGACCTCGATGGTCATTTCTGGGAGTATATGTTTATGGAACCAATCCCCGCGAATTAA